A window of Littorina saxatilis isolate snail1 linkage group LG7, US_GU_Lsax_2.0, whole genome shotgun sequence contains these coding sequences:
- the LOC138970738 gene encoding zinc finger protein ZFP2-like yields the protein MEREDPAVKTEVKIEIDVAEEPPQSWFMTQQHTHGQAAANVDSDTWLKEEAGEGQATASADSDTWLKEEAGEGQATASADSDTWLKEEAGEGQAAASADSDTWLKEEAGEELSGTESNFNTDSQLKTNSTGAHLSAGKTRLKEYTFKHLRKQVHRCSHCSSVFDFPNRLERHLLTHTGERPHKCNQCSAAFTQSGSLKNHMLTHTGERPHKCGQCNAAFARSYSLKDHMLTHTGERPHKCGQCSAAFTQSGHLKVHMLTHTGERPHKCGQCSAAFALSGHLKAHMLTHTGERPHKCGQCSSAFSESGALKKHMVTHTGERPHKCGQCSSAFSESGALKKHMVTHTGERPHKCHQCSAAFATSGSLKRHMFTHTGERPFKCDQCSAAFANSDSLKRHMLTHTGERPHQCCQCNAAFVYSGSLKNHMLTHTGERPFKCDQCCAAFANSGSLKRHMLTHTGERPHQCCQCNAAFVYSGSLKNHMLTHTGERPHKCNQCSAAFARSFFLKKHVLTHTHKGTIT from the coding sequence GACAAGCTGCAGCCAATGttgacagtgatacctggctgaaggAAGAGGCAGGAGAAGGACAAGCTACAGCCAGTGctgacagtgatacctggctgaaggAAGAGGCAGGAGAAGGACAAGCTACAGCCAGTGctgacagtgatacctggctgaaggAAGAGGCAGGAGAAGGACAAGCTGCAGCCAGTGctgacagtgatacctggctgaaggAAGAGGCAGGGGAAGAGCTGTCTGGTACTGAAAGTAACTTCAACACTGATTCACAGCTAAAAACAAACAGCACAGGAGCACACTTGTCTGCTGGTAAAACTCGACTGAAGGAGTACACGTTTAAACATCTACGTAAACAAGTGCATCGGTGCTCACATTGTAGTTCTGTCTTTGATTTTCCAAACAGGTTGGAGAGACATCTACTAACGCATACAGGTGAGCGACCACATAAGTGCAATCAATGCAGTGCTGCTTTTACCCAGTCTGGTTCCCTGAAgaaccacatgttgacacacacagggGAACGACCACATAAGTGTGGTCAGTGCAATGCTGCATTTGCTCGATCTTATTCCCTGAAGgaccacatgttgacacacacaggtgAGCGACCACATAAGTGCGGTCAATGCAGTGCTGCTTTTACCCAGTCTGGTCACCTGAAGgtccacatgttgacacacacaggtgAACGACCACATAAGTGCGGTCAATGCAGTGCTGCTTTTGCCCTGTCTGGTCACCTGAAggcccacatgttgacacacacaggtgAGCGACCACATAAGTGCGGTCAATGCAGTTCTGCTTTTTCTGAGTCTGGTGCCTTGAAAAAAcatatggtcacacacacaGGTGAGCGACCACATAAGTGCGGTCAATGCAGTTCTGCTTTTTCTGAGTCTGGTGCCTTGAAAAAAcatatggtcacacacacaGGTGAGCGACCACATAAGTGCCATCAATGCAGTGCTGCTTTTGCTACATCTGGTTCCTTGAAGAGAcatatgttcacacacacaggtgAACGACCATTTAAGTGCGATCAATGCAGTGCTGCTTTTGCTAATTCTGATTCCTTGAAgagacacatgttgacacacacaggtgAACGACCTCATCAGTGTTGTCAGTGCAATGCTGCTTTTGTTTATTCAGGTTCACTGAAgaaccacatgttgacacacacaggtgAGCGACCATTTAAGTGCGATCAATGCTGTGCTGCTTTTGCTAATTCTGGTTCCTTGAAgagacacatgttgacacacacaggtgAACGACCTCATCAGTGTTGTCAGTGCAATGCTGCTTTTGTTTATTCAGGTTCACTGAAgaaccacatgttgacacacacaggtgAGCGACCACATAAGTGCAATCAATGCAGTGCTGCTTTTGCTCGATCTTTTTTCTTGAAGAAACatgttctcacacacacacacaagggaaCAATCACATAA